A genomic stretch from Hemibagrus wyckioides isolate EC202008001 linkage group LG20, SWU_Hwy_1.0, whole genome shotgun sequence includes:
- the tagln gene encoding transgelin isoform X3 — protein MANKGPSYGLSRQVQDKIDKKYDPELEQRLVEWIIAQCGSGVGKPGEGKHGFQDWLKDGCVLSELINSLHDGDKPIKKIQSSSMAFKQMEQVSQFLNAAEAYGVTKTDMFQTVDLWEGKDLAAVQRTLMALGSIAVTKNDGTFRGNPDWFFKKAQENRRDFSDDQLKSGKNVIGLQMGSNKGASQSGMSYGRPRQILNP, from the exons ATGGCCAACAAAGGTCCATCCTACGGACTGAGTCGCCAGGTGCAGGACAAGATCGATAAGAAGTATGACCCCGAGCTTGAGCAGCGTCTGGTGGAGTGGATTATTGCCCAGTGCGGTTCTGGAGTGGGGAAGCCTGGGGAAGGAAAGCACGGCTTCCAGGATTGGCTGAAAGACGGATGT gtCCTGAGTGAGCTCATCAACAGTCTCCATGATGGAGACAAACCCATAAAAAAGATCCAAAGCTCATCAATGGCCTTCAAACAGATGGAGCAGGTGTCTCAGTTCCTTAATGCCGCAGAGGCATATGGTGTCACCAAAACCGACATGTTCCAGACTGTCGATCTCTGGGAGG GAAAAGACTTGGCTGCCGTGCAACGAACACTGATGGCTCTTGGCAGCATTGCAGTCACAAAGAATGATGGGACTTTCCGTGGTAACCCTGACTGGTTCTTCAA GAAAGCTCAAGAGAACCGGAGGGACTTTTCTGATGATCAGCTGAAATCAGGGAAGAATGTTATTGGCCTGCAGATGGGCTCCAACAAAGGGGCATCCCAATCTGGAATGAGCTATGGCAGACCCAGGCAGATCCTAAACCCTTAA
- the tagln gene encoding transgelin isoform X2 codes for MAAQGTPAMANKGPSYGLSRQVQDKIDKKYDPELEQRLVEWIIAQCGSGVGKPGEGKHGFQDWLKDGCVLSELINSLHDGDKPIKKIQSSSMAFKQMEQVSQFLNAAEAYGVTKTDMFQTVDLWEGKDLAAVQRTLMALGSIAVTKNDGTFRGNPDWFFKKAQENRRDFSDDQLKSGKNVIGLQMGSNKGASQSGMSYGRPRQILNP; via the exons ATGGCAGCACAG GGAACCCCAGCCATGGCCAACAAAGGTCCATCCTACGGACTGAGTCGCCAGGTGCAGGACAAGATCGATAAGAAGTATGACCCCGAGCTTGAGCAGCGTCTGGTGGAGTGGATTATTGCCCAGTGCGGTTCTGGAGTGGGGAAGCCTGGGGAAGGAAAGCACGGCTTCCAGGATTGGCTGAAAGACGGATGT gtCCTGAGTGAGCTCATCAACAGTCTCCATGATGGAGACAAACCCATAAAAAAGATCCAAAGCTCATCAATGGCCTTCAAACAGATGGAGCAGGTGTCTCAGTTCCTTAATGCCGCAGAGGCATATGGTGTCACCAAAACCGACATGTTCCAGACTGTCGATCTCTGGGAGG GAAAAGACTTGGCTGCCGTGCAACGAACACTGATGGCTCTTGGCAGCATTGCAGTCACAAAGAATGATGGGACTTTCCGTGGTAACCCTGACTGGTTCTTCAA GAAAGCTCAAGAGAACCGGAGGGACTTTTCTGATGATCAGCTGAAATCAGGGAAGAATGTTATTGGCCTGCAGATGGGCTCCAACAAAGGGGCATCCCAATCTGGAATGAGCTATGGCAGACCCAGGCAGATCCTAAACCCTTAA
- the tagln gene encoding transgelin isoform X1: protein MAAQQGTPAMANKGPSYGLSRQVQDKIDKKYDPELEQRLVEWIIAQCGSGVGKPGEGKHGFQDWLKDGCVLSELINSLHDGDKPIKKIQSSSMAFKQMEQVSQFLNAAEAYGVTKTDMFQTVDLWEGKDLAAVQRTLMALGSIAVTKNDGTFRGNPDWFFKKAQENRRDFSDDQLKSGKNVIGLQMGSNKGASQSGMSYGRPRQILNP, encoded by the exons ATGGCAGCACAG CAGGGAACCCCAGCCATGGCCAACAAAGGTCCATCCTACGGACTGAGTCGCCAGGTGCAGGACAAGATCGATAAGAAGTATGACCCCGAGCTTGAGCAGCGTCTGGTGGAGTGGATTATTGCCCAGTGCGGTTCTGGAGTGGGGAAGCCTGGGGAAGGAAAGCACGGCTTCCAGGATTGGCTGAAAGACGGATGT gtCCTGAGTGAGCTCATCAACAGTCTCCATGATGGAGACAAACCCATAAAAAAGATCCAAAGCTCATCAATGGCCTTCAAACAGATGGAGCAGGTGTCTCAGTTCCTTAATGCCGCAGAGGCATATGGTGTCACCAAAACCGACATGTTCCAGACTGTCGATCTCTGGGAGG GAAAAGACTTGGCTGCCGTGCAACGAACACTGATGGCTCTTGGCAGCATTGCAGTCACAAAGAATGATGGGACTTTCCGTGGTAACCCTGACTGGTTCTTCAA GAAAGCTCAAGAGAACCGGAGGGACTTTTCTGATGATCAGCTGAAATCAGGGAAGAATGTTATTGGCCTGCAGATGGGCTCCAACAAAGGGGCATCCCAATCTGGAATGAGCTATGGCAGACCCAGGCAGATCCTAAACCCTTAA